A single window of Lacerta agilis isolate rLacAgi1 chromosome 12, rLacAgi1.pri, whole genome shotgun sequence DNA harbors:
- the LOC117055518 gene encoding DCN1-like protein 5: protein MPVKKKRKSSGQAGDETGLKKCKISSYCRSQASSKVISGEEHFSSKKCLAWFYEYAGEDEVVGPEGMEKFCEDIGVEPENIIMLVLAWKLEAESMGFFTKEEWLKGMTSLQCDCTEKLQSKFDFLRSQLNDISTFKNIYRYAFDFARDKDQRSLDIDTAKSMLALLLGRTWPLFSIFYQYLEQSKYRVINKDQWYNVLEFSRTVHADLSNYDEDGAWPVLLDEFVEWQKVRQAS, encoded by the coding sequence atgcccgtgaagaagaagcgcaaatcctcggggcaggcgggggacgagacgggcctcaagaagtgcaaaatcagcagctactgcaggtctcaagcttctagtaaagtgataagcggtgaggagcatttttcaagcaagaagtgcctggcttggttttatgaatatgcaggtgaggatgaagtggtagggccagaaggaatggagaaattctgtgaggacattggcgttgaacctgaaaatattattatgctagttttagcctggaaactggaggctgaaagcatgggattttttacaaaggaagaatggttaaaggggatgacctcattacaatgtgactgcacagaaaagctgcagagtaaatttgattttttgcgctcgcaactgaatgatatttcaacatttaagaatatctacagatatgcctttgattttgcaagggataaagaccagagaagtctggatattgacactgcaaaatctatgttagctcttctgcttggaagaacgtggcctctgttttcaatattttaccaATACTTGGAGCAGTCAAAATACAGAGTAATTAACAAAGATCAGTGGTACAATGTGTTAGAATTCAGCAGAACTGTCCATGCAGATCTTAGCAACTATGATGAAGATGGGGCATGGCCTGTTCTTCTTGATGAATTTGTGGAGTGGCAAAAGGTTCGCCAAGCATCATAG